A single genomic interval of Spinacia oleracea cultivar Varoflay chromosome 6, BTI_SOV_V1, whole genome shotgun sequence harbors:
- the LOC130463076 gene encoding uncharacterized protein, with the protein MFLTTEAAYLPEGELDHCPMIMSCYNVQQKKPFRFYNMWIDSECFIPLVETNWNKPVHGCHMFRVLQRLKWIKAEFKLLNKTCFHSVEATDIKTHSDLLMAQNALHATPGDSHLATVEKEANEAYQRAHQNYLSYLHQTAKLKEVNVTSISLVPKLTVANFVSDFRPIACCSVIYKCISKIMCSKLSQILPDIISPTQGAFVAGRSILHNVMICQDIIKLYNRGNSRPSCMMKLDLKKAYGTVEWKFIEEVMDEFGFPSHFIQLVMTCLTTTQYSLLINGVPSPLIQPKRGLRQGDPLSPLLFTPCMEYFSRTMKLVASHPNFRFHSRCKTLKLNHLCFADDLLLFCNGDVTSFQLMLEGLKLFSSTTGLQINPSKSSIYCSGLDTHTKNCLATLYGYTIDCLPFKYLGVSIISKKIQAGDCNLLVEKMVSIIKIWSSRHLSFAGRMQLVNFVLMSISVYWSQLFLIPAIIIKQNQCNMQIFSLAAVGKLAWAIEQKQDNLWVKWIHALYVKNKNWQLFVPSLAASWPVKFICKVKSVCNDKFQGSAWLTSSTYSIKSTYTRLCTQPDVTHWSSFIWNRLTMPKHRFSLWLGLLDRHKTKARLFQYGIRVDNLCAICGGRPETNGHLFFECSYSYDCLTEVLTWLGIKHTRKNVLQVLNWTRRYCRNAFKRKVIFAAVAGLVYQIWRARNNSVWEGAVPAASVIIQALKSDVKHRIQQVCEIN; encoded by the exons ATGTTCCTAACTACTGAAGCTGCTTACTTACCAGAAGGAGAACTGGATCACTGTCCAATGATTATGAGCTGCTACAATGTTCAACAGAAGAAACCATTCAGATTCTACAACATGTGGATCGACTCTGAGTGTTTTATTCCCCTCGTTGAGACAAATTGGAACAAACCTGTACATGGATGCCATATGTTTAGAGTTCTGCAGAGGCTAAAATGGATCAAGGCTGAATTCAAGCTTCTGAATAAAACATGTTTTCATTCAGTTGAAGCTACTGACATCAAGACCCACTCTGATCTCCTCATGGCTCAGAATGCCCTTCATGCAACACCTGGTGACAGTCATCTAGCCACTGTGGAAAAGGAAGCCAATGAAGCTTATCAAAGGGCTCATCAGAATTACCTCTCTTATCTTCATCAAACAGCCAAGCTCAA GGAAGTGAATGTAACTTCTATCTCTCTTGTTCCCAAACTGACAGTGGCAAACTTTGTGAGTGACTTCAGACCCATAGCATGTTGCTCTGTGATTTACAAGTGTATCTCCAAGATTATGTGCTCTAAACTCAGCCAAATCCTTCCAGATATAATCTCTCCTACTCAAGGGGCCTTCGTTGCAGGCAGATCTATTCTACACAATGTGATGATTTGTCAAGATATCATTAAGTTATATAATAGAGGGAATTCTAGGCCAAGCTGTATGATGAAATTAGATCTCAAGAAAGCTTATGGCACTGTAGAATGGAAGTTTATTGAAGAAGTAATGGATGAATTTGGCTTCCCTTCTCATTTCATCCAACTGGTAATGACTTGCCTTACCACCACTCAGTACTCTCTTCTCATTAATGGAGTTCCTTCTCCACTTATCCAACCTAAGAGAGGGCTAAGGCAAGGGGACCCTCTCTCCCCTCTCCTGTTCACTCCATGCATGGAGTACTTCTCCAGAACAATGAAACTGGTTGCTTCACACCCCAACTTCAGATTCCATTCCAGATGCAAAACACTGAAACTTAATCATCTCTGCTTTGCAGATGATCTTCTTCTATTCTGTAATGGGGATGTGACCTCTTTTCAGTTGATGTTAGAGGGCTTAAAGTTGTTCTCTTCTACCACTGGTCTGCAGATAAACCCTAGCAAGTCCTCTATCTACTGCAGTGGGTTAGATACTCACACCAAAAACTGTCTTGCTACTCTCTACGGTTACACTATAGATTGTCTTCCTTTTAAATACTTAGGGGTATCAATCATCTCCAAGAAAATTCAAGCAGGTGACTGTAACCTGTTGGTGGAAAAAATGGtttcaataatcaaaatttGGAGTTCCAGACATCTTTCCTTTGCAGGGAGGATGCAACTGGTGAATTTTGTGCTTATGAGCATTAGTGTCTATTGGTCTCAGCTGTTCCTTATTCCAGCCATCATTATCAAACAAAATCAATGCAATATGCAGATCTTTTCTTTG GCAGCAGTTGGTAAGCTGGCTTGGGCTATTGAACAAAAACAAGACAATCTGTGGGTGAAATGGATCCATGCTCTTTATGTGAAGAATAAAAACTGGCAGCTTTTTGTCCCTTCTTTAGCTGCTAGTTGGCCTGTCAAATTTATTTGCAAGGTCAAGAGTGTATGCAATGACAAGTTCCAGGGGTCTGCTTGGCTTACTTCTTCCACTTACTCTATCAAAAGCACCTACACTAGACTGTGTACTCAACCTGATGTCACTCATTGGTCCAGCTTCATCTGGAACAGACTGACCATGCCTAAACACAGATTTTCTCTTTGGCTAGGTTTGCTTGACAGACACAAAACTAAAGCTAGGTTATTCCAGTATGGCATACGGGTTGACAACCTGTGTGCTATCTGTGGTGGTCGTCCTGAAACCAATGGCCACTTATTCTTTGAATGTTCTTACAGTTATGACTGTTTGACTGAGGTGTTAACTTGGTTAGGTATCAAGCACACCAGGAAAAATGTGTTGCAAGTTCTTAATTGGACAAGGAGATACTGCAGAAATGCTTTCAAGAGGAAAGTCATATTTGCTGCTGTTGCTGGTCTAGTTTACCAAATTTGGAGAGCAAGGAACAACTCAGTCTGGGAGGGAGCTGTACCTGCAGCTTCTGTTATAATTCAAGCTCTAAAAAGTGATGTAAAGCATAGAATCCAGCAAGTCTGTGAAATAAACTAA